One window from the genome of Candidatus Zixiibacteriota bacterium encodes:
- a CDS encoding glutamine synthetase, which translates to MTKTKQEILRLMDDGGVRYIRLCFTDILGRIKGMSIPRTEIEQVLEEGQPFDGSSVEGFARIEESDLLAMPDPVTFRIMPWESSGERLAMMFCDIVLPDGTPYDGDPRWVLRRQLQKVAERGWTFYVGPELEYFYLRDERTTDLIDVDGYFDMGTVDKGSQVRKATVNALEAMEIPVECSHHEVAPSQHEIDLKYQEALVMADFAQVYKFVVKQVAMQHGLYATFMPKPVFGENGSGMHCHQSLFMGDKNLFANGTDQYGLSEIGRQYTAGILKYVREFTLVTNQWVNSYKRLVPGYEAPVYISWGRRNRSSMVRVPAHRVGKERATRIELRSPDPGANPYLAFAAMLAAGLQGIEQRLTLPDPVEENIYDMSEEQKARLNIEVLPNSLENAVRMFEESQLMREVLGEHVFTKLIENKRIEWDQYRIHVSAFEVEKYLPVM; encoded by the coding sequence ATGACGAAGACGAAGCAGGAGATTCTCAGATTAATGGACGACGGCGGGGTGCGCTATATCCGCCTCTGTTTCACCGATATTCTCGGCCGCATCAAGGGTATGTCAATCCCGCGAACGGAGATCGAACAGGTCCTGGAGGAAGGCCAGCCGTTCGACGGATCCTCGGTGGAAGGATTCGCCCGGATCGAGGAGTCGGACCTGCTGGCGATGCCGGACCCGGTGACTTTCCGGATCATGCCCTGGGAGTCGTCGGGGGAGCGGCTGGCCATGATGTTCTGCGACATCGTCCTGCCCGACGGAACGCCCTACGACGGCGATCCGCGGTGGGTCCTGCGCCGGCAGCTGCAGAAAGTGGCCGAGCGCGGCTGGACGTTCTACGTGGGGCCGGAGCTCGAATACTTCTACCTGCGCGACGAGCGGACGACCGACCTGATCGACGTGGACGGGTATTTCGACATGGGGACGGTCGACAAGGGATCGCAGGTGCGCAAGGCGACGGTGAATGCGCTGGAGGCGATGGAGATTCCGGTGGAGTGCTCCCACCACGAGGTGGCGCCCTCGCAGCATGAAATCGACCTGAAGTACCAGGAGGCGCTGGTGATGGCCGATTTCGCCCAGGTCTACAAGTTCGTGGTGAAGCAGGTGGCGATGCAGCACGGGCTGTACGCGACCTTCATGCCCAAGCCGGTTTTCGGCGAGAACGGTTCCGGGATGCACTGCCACCAGTCCCTCTTCATGGGGGACAAGAACCTGTTCGCCAACGGCACCGACCAGTACGGGCTGTCGGAGATCGGCCGGCAGTATACGGCGGGGATTCTCAAATACGTGAGGGAGTTCACGCTGGTGACCAACCAGTGGGTGAATTCCTACAAGCGGCTGGTGCCGGGGTACGAAGCGCCCGTGTACATATCGTGGGGACGCCGGAACCGGTCGAGCATGGTGCGGGTGCCGGCGCACCGTGTGGGCAAGGAGCGGGCCACGCGCATCGAGCTGCGCTCCCCCGACCCGGGGGCCAATCCCTACCTCGCCTTCGCGGCGATGCTGGCGGCCGGGCTCCAGGGGATCGAGCAGCGCCTGACGCTCCCCGACCCGGTGGAGGAAAATATCTACGACATGTCGGAAGAGCAGAAGGCCCGCCTGAACATCGAAGTCCTCCCCAATTCGCTGGAGAATGCCGTGCGGATGTTCGAGGAGTCGCAGCTCATGCGGGAAGTGCTCGGCGAGCACGTCTTCACCAAGCTGATCGAGAACAAGCGCATTGAGTGGGACCAGTACCGCATCCACGTGAGCGCGTTCGAGGTGGAGAAGTACCTCCCGGTCATGTGA
- the purN gene encoding phosphoribosylglycinamide formyltransferase — MADGRRPRIGVFLSGGGSNLQALIDASKCGILSGEIALVVSNLRKAFGLERARQVQIPVFVYKEADYATPEEGQAALLRVLKEHGVEWIALAGYLKLLPGNILRAYPRRVVNIHPALLPKYGGKGMYGHFVHEAVLAAGEKESGLTIHLVDEAYDHGAVLHQQRVPILPGDTPETLAARVLEQEHRWYARVLDKLIRGEYGG, encoded by the coding sequence ATGGCAGACGGCAGACGGCCCCGGATCGGCGTATTTCTCTCCGGCGGGGGCAGCAACCTCCAGGCGCTGATCGATGCCTCGAAGTGCGGGATCCTCTCGGGAGAGATCGCGCTGGTGGTGTCAAACCTGCGCAAGGCGTTCGGGCTGGAGCGGGCCCGGCAGGTCCAGATCCCCGTGTTCGTCTACAAGGAGGCGGACTACGCAACCCCGGAGGAGGGGCAGGCGGCGCTCCTGCGCGTGCTGAAGGAGCACGGCGTGGAGTGGATCGCGCTCGCCGGCTACCTGAAACTCCTTCCGGGAAATATCCTCCGCGCATACCCGCGGCGGGTCGTGAACATCCACCCGGCGCTGCTGCCGAAATACGGGGGCAAGGGGATGTACGGACATTTCGTGCACGAGGCGGTGCTGGCGGCCGGGGAGAAGGAATCGGGGCTGACGATCCACCTGGTTGACGAGGCGTACGACCACGGCGCGGTGCTCCACCAACAGCGGGTGCCGATCCTGCCGGGGGACACGCCGGAGACGCTGGCGGCGCGCGTGCTGGAACAGGAACATCGCTGGTACGCCCGGGTGCTGGACAAACTCATTCGAGGTGAATATGGCGGCTGA
- a CDS encoding TlpA family protein disulfide reductase, with amino-acid sequence MQFGHYRYAATVTILLAAALIAIGFLLVDNGRLRQMLRDPAAFVAAQQTGSEVPPLQAADVTGGICRLSYGPGEPATLLCWLTMRSSRGKDNIPFWNELAHRFAGRNVRVIGMCTGEPDEVRGYAAAQGVAFPVIAAGDPYIVEAYGGTVVPQTLLISPTGQVAGRWPGVAGSTQQAEIEARAAEAGKLEQKTPETPENAIP; translated from the coding sequence ATGCAATTCGGCCACTATCGGTACGCGGCGACGGTCACCATACTGCTCGCGGCGGCGCTCATCGCGATCGGCTTTCTCCTGGTCGACAACGGCCGGCTGCGGCAGATGCTTCGGGATCCGGCGGCGTTCGTGGCCGCGCAGCAGACCGGCTCGGAGGTGCCGCCGCTTCAGGCGGCCGATGTCACCGGCGGCATCTGCCGGCTCTCGTACGGGCCGGGAGAGCCGGCCACGCTGCTGTGCTGGCTCACGATGCGGTCGTCGCGCGGAAAGGACAATATCCCCTTCTGGAACGAGCTGGCGCACCGGTTCGCCGGGCGGAACGTGCGCGTGATCGGGATGTGCACGGGAGAGCCGGATGAAGTGCGGGGGTACGCCGCGGCGCAGGGAGTCGCGTTCCCGGTGATTGCGGCCGGCGACCCCTACATCGTGGAAGCCTATGGCGGCACGGTGGTGCCGCAGACGCTGCTCATTTCGCCAACCGGGCAGGTGGCGGGGCGGTGGCCGGGGGTCGCGGGATCGACGCAGCAGGCGGAGATTGAGGCCCGGGCGGCCGAGGCAGGGAAGCTTGAGCAGAAAACTCCGGAGACGCCGGAGAATGCGATACCCTAA
- a CDS encoding DUF494 family protein — MRNRILEIVVFLIDFMQGNKGNLAGSEDLSTVLEAEGYSQDEISSAYSWLLQRFDNTPEQYFSEIPLMNASTRILTPMERMQLEPEAQGFLLKLVNLSLVDHEQFEGIMERVSVFGSKSVSLEQIKLIASSVVLADLEDFDELSLGEASPDRSLHVN, encoded by the coding sequence ATGCGAAATCGGATACTTGAAATAGTCGTTTTCCTTATAGATTTCATGCAGGGGAACAAGGGGAATCTGGCCGGGAGCGAGGATCTCTCGACGGTGCTCGAGGCCGAGGGGTATTCGCAGGACGAGATCTCGTCGGCCTACTCCTGGCTCCTGCAGCGGTTTGACAACACCCCGGAGCAGTATTTCTCGGAGATCCCGCTCATGAACGCCTCGACCCGGATCCTCACGCCGATGGAGCGGATGCAGTTGGAGCCGGAGGCGCAGGGATTCCTGCTGAAGCTGGTGAATCTGTCGCTGGTGGATCATGAGCAGTTCGAGGGGATCATGGAGCGGGTGTCGGTGTTCGGGTCGAAGTCGGTGTCGCTGGAGCAGATCAAGCTGATCGCGTCGTCGGTGGTGCTGGCCGACCTTGAGGATTTCGATGAGCTTTCGCTGGGCGAGGCGTCGCCCGACCGGTCGCTTCACGTCAACTAA
- the cas2 gene encoding CRISPR-associated endonuclease Cas2 — MWVLAMFDLPVDSNVARRRYAQFRMHLLKEGFLMLQLSVYGRYCGSEERANICRKRIREALPPEGEVRVLAITDRQYGKMEVFTGTKRHRPEQPPAQLMLF; from the coding sequence ATGTGGGTGCTGGCGATGTTCGATCTGCCGGTCGATTCAAACGTGGCCCGGCGCCGGTACGCGCAGTTCCGGATGCATTTACTGAAGGAAGGGTTCCTGATGCTGCAACTGTCCGTGTATGGGAGGTACTGCGGGAGCGAAGAACGGGCCAACATTTGCCGCAAGCGAATCCGAGAGGCGCTGCCCCCGGAAGGGGAGGTGAGGGTGCTGGCGATAACGGATCGCCAATACGGCAAGATGGAGGTGTTTACGGGGACAAAACGGCATCGACCGGAACAACCGCCGGCTCAATTGATGCTTTTCTGA
- a CDS encoding phosphoribosylaminoimidazolesuccinocarboxamide synthase, giving the protein MAAETDRVVMQTEIREYPLMRRGKVRDIYDLGDTLLFVATDRISAFDVVMPNGIPGKGRVLTQMSLFWFDFLSDVVESHLVTADVDRYPAALRAYREQLEGRSMIVAKADRVEAECIVRGYISGSMWKELQEARKRGTNAVHGFEFPPALGESEQLPRPIFTPSTKNDDGHDINISYRELVGLVGAETAQRCRDSSLAIYTKAADYARTRGIIIADTKFEFGYKDGRFMLIDEVLSPDSSRFWPVDTYAIGRGQPSFDKQPIRDYLDALDWNKKPPAPRLPEEVVQASAARYREAQRLLTGR; this is encoded by the coding sequence ATGGCGGCTGAGACGGATCGGGTGGTGATGCAGACCGAGATCCGCGAGTACCCCCTGATGCGGCGGGGGAAGGTGCGGGACATTTACGATCTCGGCGACACGCTGTTGTTCGTGGCGACCGACCGCATTTCGGCGTTCGACGTGGTCATGCCGAACGGCATCCCCGGCAAGGGGCGGGTACTCACGCAGATGTCGCTGTTCTGGTTCGACTTCCTCAGCGATGTGGTCGAGAGCCACCTGGTCACGGCCGACGTCGACCGGTACCCGGCGGCGCTGCGCGCCTACCGGGAGCAGCTCGAGGGGCGCTCGATGATCGTGGCCAAAGCCGACCGGGTGGAGGCCGAGTGCATCGTGCGGGGGTACATTTCCGGGTCGATGTGGAAGGAACTGCAGGAGGCGCGAAAGCGGGGAACCAACGCGGTGCACGGATTTGAGTTCCCGCCGGCTCTGGGCGAGTCGGAACAGCTCCCCCGCCCGATCTTCACGCCCTCGACCAAGAACGACGACGGGCACGACATCAACATCAGCTACCGCGAGCTGGTGGGGCTCGTGGGCGCGGAGACGGCGCAGCGGTGCCGCGACAGCTCGCTGGCGATCTACACGAAAGCCGCGGACTACGCCCGGACCAGGGGGATTATTATCGCCGACACCAAGTTCGAATTTGGCTACAAGGACGGGCGGTTCATGCTGATCGACGAGGTGCTGTCGCCCGATTCCAGCCGGTTCTGGCCGGTGGACACCTACGCAATCGGCCGCGGGCAGCCCTCATTCGACAAGCAGCCGATCCGCGACTACCTGGACGCGCTGGACTGGAACAAGAAACCGCCGGCGCCGCGGCTGCCGGAGGAGGTAGTGCAGGCCTCGGCGGCGCGCTACCGCGAGGCGCAGCGCCTCCTCACCGGCCGATAG
- a CDS encoding alpha/beta fold hydrolase has protein sequence MPYVSLGDFRLYYETSGPAASAAGRAPVVLLHGFTLDRRMWSETREFLAREFPVIVPDARGHGRSDAPATGYSRADRVEDLARFADRLGLERFHLVGLSMGGSTALGYALRDQARLVSLTLVSTSAAGWNIGRKMERAEEQGREIRRRAHQEQGEDFAAAAARGLAYVRERWIEYGLRVYREDQRSIRDRLEQMMREYSGAAWLDERRGKYPSPGNDVERVHTITAPTLIVAGEKDKVFAPLAQELGKRIAGSRVIIHRGVGHMVNMEIPEQFDGDTGAFLRAAEKV, from the coding sequence ATGCCGTACGTGTCGCTGGGCGATTTTCGCCTCTACTACGAGACGAGCGGACCGGCGGCGAGCGCCGCCGGGCGGGCGCCAGTGGTGCTGCTGCACGGATTCACCCTCGACCGCCGGATGTGGAGCGAGACCCGCGAGTTCCTCGCGCGGGAGTTTCCGGTCATTGTGCCGGATGCGCGGGGGCACGGCCGGTCGGATGCGCCGGCGACCGGGTACAGCCGGGCCGACCGGGTGGAGGACCTCGCCCGGTTCGCCGACCGCCTGGGGCTTGAGCGGTTTCACCTGGTGGGATTGTCGATGGGGGGATCGACGGCTCTCGGGTACGCGCTGCGGGACCAGGCGCGGTTGGTGTCGCTGACGCTCGTGTCGACGAGCGCCGCCGGGTGGAATATCGGCCGGAAGATGGAGCGGGCGGAGGAACAGGGGCGAGAGATCCGCCGCCGGGCGCATCAGGAGCAGGGGGAGGATTTCGCCGCGGCGGCCGCCCGGGGGCTCGCGTACGTGCGCGAGCGGTGGATCGAGTACGGGCTCCGCGTCTACCGCGAGGATCAGCGTTCCATCCGCGACCGGCTGGAACAGATGATGCGCGAGTACTCGGGGGCGGCGTGGCTGGACGAACGCCGGGGGAAGTACCCGAGTCCGGGAAACGACGTCGAGCGGGTGCACACGATCACGGCGCCGACGTTGATCGTCGCCGGGGAGAAGGATAAGGTGTTCGCGCCGCTCGCACAGGAGTTGGGCAAGCGGATCGCGGGCAGCCGGGTGATCATCCACCGGGGCGTCGGGCACATGGTGAACATGGAGATACCGGAGCAGTTTGATGGGGATACGGGGGCGTTTCTGCGGGCGGCAGAGAAGGTTTGA
- the cas9 gene encoding type II CRISPR RNA-guided endonuclease Cas9 (Cas9, originally named Csn1, is the large, multifunctional signature protein of type II CRISPR/Cas systems. It is well known even to general audiences because its RNA-guided endonuclease activity has made it a popular tool for custom editing of eukaryotic genomes.): MESPYQLRRRGISERLEPYEFGRALYHLAQRRGFLSNRRSAPKDEDEAGKVRQGILDLEREMASVGARTIGEYFASIEGGGTRIRDRYTGRHMYEQEFDALWNTQAGFAPDVLLPDLREKIREIIFYQRPLKSQKRFVGKCELEPKYRRASWEHLSAQRFRYLQTVNNLAVIDKSTGEVRALSSEEREAIIERLEATAEATYSSFRGRGGIPSLRGTVFNLERGGEKRIKGNRTAAQLAGVFGLERWRDLTEADREAVVEDVRSIVNDGALARRGQRKWGLAPEQAKRLTEIRLEPGHCAFSRQALDKLLPHLRQGAKLYDAIEAVPEYRERMNRLTEAVDELPSVLSALGDIRNPLVIRSLTELRRVVNAVVQRYGKPDFVRVELARDLRQTAKVRLELSKKMRQNEQARMRAAERIRKETGIQNPSRDDILKILLAEECSWRCPYTAEPFGIHDLLGRSPQFDIEHIIPFSRCLDDSFMNKTLCHADENRKVKHSRTPWEAYGRTERWEEIMGRVREFKGPGRWAKVRRFEMREAEHNAFINEFCSRQLNDTRYASKLAMRYLSMLYGGGRTQGVDAEGKRRIQASAGMITALVRHAHGLNGLLSRDDLKSRDDHRHHAVDAVAVALSDTRTVMRLTAAARRAEAYDKLFKDVEEPWPGFIGDIKAVIDRVIPSRRLSRRVRGALHQDTFYGARTVDGRAVVHIRKPLAALHKGDIDDIVDPVVRAAVRRRVEEAGGDVKKAFAADVEKPYLSGGGGIRIPIRRVRLAKNLVTFPVGSAHRRRHVTSDANHHITLFEVCAEGGGAVRWEGKVVSLFEATQRLRRGEPVVRRDDCNGGRFLFSLSCGDVIELDREGTGRALYVVRTVPQSKQIRFVPIHDARRLKEIPKSGMTAVPDSLRRRNCRKVVVTPLGEVRRAAD; encoded by the coding sequence ATGGAATCGCCGTATCAGCTGCGGCGTCGGGGGATTTCCGAGCGGTTGGAGCCCTACGAATTCGGACGGGCGCTTTATCACCTGGCGCAACGACGCGGCTTTCTCAGCAACCGGCGTTCGGCGCCCAAGGACGAGGATGAGGCGGGCAAAGTCAGACAGGGAATCCTGGACCTCGAGCGCGAGATGGCTTCGGTGGGAGCGCGGACTATCGGCGAGTATTTCGCCTCAATCGAGGGAGGCGGCACACGCATTCGGGACCGGTACACCGGGCGCCACATGTATGAACAGGAGTTCGACGCGCTGTGGAACACTCAGGCCGGTTTCGCTCCAGACGTGCTCCTCCCGGATCTGCGCGAGAAGATCCGCGAGATTATCTTCTACCAGCGGCCGCTGAAAAGCCAGAAACGCTTTGTAGGGAAATGCGAACTCGAGCCGAAGTACCGACGGGCCTCTTGGGAGCACCTCTCGGCGCAGCGCTTCCGGTATCTTCAGACTGTGAATAATCTGGCGGTGATAGACAAATCAACCGGGGAGGTGAGGGCGCTTTCGTCGGAGGAGCGGGAGGCGATCATCGAAAGGCTGGAGGCGACGGCGGAAGCGACATACAGCAGTTTTCGTGGAAGAGGGGGCATTCCCTCGCTGCGCGGGACGGTGTTCAACCTGGAGCGCGGCGGCGAGAAGAGAATCAAGGGAAACAGAACGGCGGCCCAGTTGGCGGGTGTGTTCGGCCTGGAGCGATGGAGGGATTTGACGGAGGCAGACAGAGAGGCGGTGGTCGAGGACGTGCGGTCGATCGTGAACGACGGGGCGCTGGCGCGGCGAGGGCAGAGGAAGTGGGGACTTGCGCCGGAGCAAGCGAAACGGCTGACCGAGATTCGACTCGAGCCCGGCCATTGCGCCTTCTCCAGACAAGCGCTGGACAAACTCCTTCCGCATCTCCGACAAGGGGCGAAGCTATACGACGCAATCGAGGCGGTGCCGGAGTACCGCGAGCGGATGAATCGTCTGACGGAGGCGGTAGATGAACTTCCGAGCGTGCTGTCCGCGCTTGGCGATATTCGCAATCCGCTCGTGATCCGGTCGCTGACAGAACTGAGGCGGGTCGTCAATGCCGTCGTGCAGCGATACGGCAAGCCCGATTTTGTCAGAGTCGAGTTGGCCCGCGACCTGCGACAGACCGCCAAGGTGCGGCTGGAATTGTCCAAGAAGATGCGCCAAAACGAGCAGGCCAGAATGCGGGCGGCCGAGCGGATCAGGAAGGAAACGGGGATACAGAACCCGAGCCGGGACGACATCCTGAAGATCCTCCTCGCCGAAGAATGCAGCTGGAGGTGTCCGTACACGGCAGAGCCCTTTGGCATACACGATCTGCTCGGGCGGTCACCACAGTTCGATATCGAACACATCATTCCTTTCAGCCGGTGCCTTGATGATTCCTTCATGAACAAGACGCTATGCCATGCGGACGAAAATCGCAAGGTGAAGCATAGCCGAACGCCGTGGGAGGCGTACGGCCGGACAGAGAGGTGGGAGGAGATCATGGGGCGGGTGCGGGAATTCAAGGGGCCGGGGCGCTGGGCGAAAGTGCGCCGGTTTGAAATGAGAGAGGCGGAACACAACGCATTCATCAATGAATTCTGCAGCCGGCAACTCAACGACACACGTTACGCGTCCAAGCTGGCCATGAGATATTTGAGTATGCTCTACGGCGGCGGGAGAACGCAGGGGGTGGACGCCGAAGGAAAGCGGCGCATTCAGGCGTCGGCAGGAATGATCACCGCGCTGGTGCGGCACGCGCATGGGCTGAACGGCCTGCTGTCGCGCGACGATTTGAAGTCGCGCGATGACCACCGGCACCACGCCGTGGACGCGGTGGCGGTCGCGCTGTCCGATACCCGTACGGTCATGCGCCTCACGGCGGCGGCGCGGCGGGCTGAAGCGTACGACAAGCTGTTCAAGGATGTCGAGGAACCGTGGCCGGGATTCATCGGCGACATCAAGGCGGTCATCGACCGGGTCATACCCTCCCGTCGGCTGTCGAGGCGCGTGCGCGGGGCGTTGCACCAGGATACGTTCTACGGAGCCCGCACTGTGGATGGGCGGGCCGTGGTGCACATCCGCAAGCCGCTGGCCGCGCTGCACAAAGGCGATATTGATGACATAGTGGACCCGGTCGTCAGAGCCGCGGTTCGGCGGCGGGTGGAGGAAGCCGGCGGAGACGTCAAGAAGGCGTTCGCGGCGGACGTGGAGAAGCCGTATCTCTCAGGGGGAGGAGGAATACGGATTCCCATCCGGCGAGTGCGCCTGGCCAAAAACCTGGTGACATTCCCCGTCGGGTCCGCCCATCGCCGGCGGCATGTGACCTCGGATGCGAATCACCACATCACTCTGTTTGAAGTGTGTGCGGAAGGGGGCGGGGCTGTGCGATGGGAGGGAAAGGTGGTGAGTCTTTTCGAGGCGACGCAGCGGTTGCGGCGTGGGGAGCCGGTCGTGAGGCGGGATGACTGCAACGGGGGTCGGTTTCTCTTCTCGTTGTCCTGCGGGGACGTGATCGAACTGGATCGCGAGGGAACGGGCAGAGCGCTCTACGTGGTCCGCACTGTCCCTCAATCCAAGCAGATTCGGTTCGTACCGATCCACGATGCTCGGAGGCTGAAGGAGATTCCAAAGTCCGGAATGACAGCTGTCCCGGACAGCTTGAGGAGGCGCAACTGCCGCAAAGTCGTGGTGACGCCTCTGGGGGAGGTGCGGCGAGCGGCCGACTGA
- the purH gene encoding bifunctional phosphoribosylaminoimidazolecarboxamide formyltransferase/IMP cyclohydrolase — protein MEDTVKIKRALISVSDKTGITQLALELEKRGVEILSTGGTLQALKKAGAHAVSVSAFTGSPEILDGRVKTLHPRIHAGLLARRDVEAHLETMTQHEYKLIDLVVVNLYPFEQTVAKAGATDDEVIENIDIGGPSMVRSAAKNHDGVAVVVDPGDYAELIAEMNAHDGGTTRAFRRRCAAKAFALTARYDTAIAGYFAGAGQAGAKFAPQYRPSYSLRSALRYGENPHQEAALYARDGYGGPTLLEARILAGKELSYNNYGDLDSCLDMLLDFTEPFACVLKHANPCGAATGATIAEAYEAAYASDPLSAFGSIIGLNREVDLACARLLHETPFVECMIAPSFTDEALALLTKKKARRILALPSITLGWPRGQLADKPIRGGLLRQDTDDIETNPDALTVVTKRAPTPEEIRSLLFAWKVVKHTKSNAIVLAKGTATVGIGMGQTSRVDSGFMAVKRAGERARGSVMASDAFFPMPDGVEVGTDAGVTAIIQPGGSKGDDEAIAAADKAGAAMVLTGHRHFKH, from the coding sequence ATGGAAGATACAGTGAAGATCAAACGCGCGCTCATCTCGGTATCGGACAAGACCGGCATCACCCAGCTGGCGCTCGAGTTGGAGAAGCGGGGGGTGGAGATCCTGTCGACGGGGGGGACGCTGCAGGCGCTCAAGAAGGCCGGGGCCCACGCGGTCTCGGTGTCGGCCTTCACCGGGTCGCCGGAGATTCTGGACGGGCGGGTGAAGACCCTCCACCCGCGCATCCACGCCGGGCTGCTCGCGCGGCGGGATGTGGAAGCGCACCTGGAGACGATGACCCAGCACGAGTACAAACTGATCGATCTCGTGGTCGTCAATCTGTATCCGTTCGAGCAGACGGTGGCGAAGGCGGGGGCCACTGACGACGAGGTGATCGAGAATATCGATATCGGGGGACCGTCCATGGTCCGATCGGCGGCGAAGAACCACGACGGGGTGGCGGTGGTGGTCGATCCCGGCGATTACGCCGAGCTGATTGCGGAGATGAACGCGCACGACGGGGGGACGACGCGGGCGTTTCGCCGCCGGTGCGCGGCCAAGGCGTTCGCGCTGACGGCGCGCTACGACACGGCGATCGCCGGATATTTCGCCGGCGCCGGGCAGGCGGGGGCGAAGTTCGCGCCGCAGTACCGCCCGAGTTACAGTCTCCGCTCGGCGCTGCGGTACGGCGAGAACCCGCACCAGGAGGCGGCCCTCTACGCGCGCGACGGGTACGGGGGGCCGACGCTGCTGGAGGCCCGGATCCTGGCCGGAAAGGAGCTCTCGTACAACAACTACGGCGACCTCGACTCCTGCCTGGACATGCTGCTGGATTTCACGGAACCGTTCGCCTGCGTGTTGAAACACGCCAATCCGTGCGGGGCGGCGACCGGGGCAACGATCGCCGAGGCCTACGAGGCGGCCTACGCGAGCGACCCGCTGTCGGCGTTCGGGTCGATCATCGGTCTCAACCGGGAGGTTGACCTCGCGTGCGCCCGGCTCCTCCACGAGACGCCGTTTGTCGAGTGCATGATCGCCCCGTCGTTCACCGACGAGGCGCTCGCGCTCTTGACGAAGAAGAAGGCGCGGCGGATTCTCGCGCTGCCGTCGATCACCCTCGGCTGGCCCCGCGGGCAACTGGCCGACAAGCCGATCCGGGGCGGGCTGCTGCGGCAGGACACCGACGATATCGAGACCAATCCGGACGCGCTCACGGTCGTGACCAAACGCGCGCCCACGCCGGAGGAGATCCGGTCGCTGCTGTTCGCGTGGAAAGTCGTGAAACACACCAAGTCAAACGCCATCGTGCTGGCAAAAGGAACGGCGACGGTGGGGATCGGGATGGGGCAGACCTCGCGGGTGGATTCCGGTTTCATGGCGGTGAAGCGGGCGGGCGAGCGGGCCCGGGGCTCGGTGATGGCCTCGGATGCGTTTTTCCCGATGCCGGATGGCGTCGAGGTGGGCACCGACGCGGGGGTGACCGCGATCATTCAGCCGGGCGGTTCAAAGGGGGACGACGAGGCGATCGCCGCGGCCGACAAAGCCGGGGCGGCGATGGTGCTGACCGGACACCGGCATTTCAAGCATTGA
- the cas1 gene encoding type II CRISPR-associated endonuclease Cas1: MGERFLDISEQPARLSIRHRQLVIGVDGSEQTTPLNDVSALVVSNPAVSYTQGVLAGICEAGGALVVCDEKHLPIGMLVSLLGHTTQGERLTAQAEAPPTLKKRLWQQIVRSKVQAQGACLRRVRGEDFGLFRLARDVRSGDTSNIEGQAARRYWPALFGTSFHRDRNRADQNRLLNYGYAVLRAMAARAICGAGLHPSLGLHHHNRYDAYCLADDLMEPYRPAVDRVVLGMCDTRGPEGTLDAAAKRQLIGGIIGTRHAVENETAVLPDILAHAAASLAQVYLGRRRGLCLPVV; the protein is encoded by the coding sequence ATGGGCGAGAGATTTCTTGATATTTCGGAGCAACCGGCCCGCCTCAGCATTCGACATCGACAACTCGTCATTGGCGTAGACGGTTCGGAGCAGACGACCCCGCTCAATGATGTATCGGCGCTGGTTGTCTCCAATCCCGCGGTATCCTATACGCAGGGGGTGCTGGCGGGGATCTGTGAGGCGGGAGGTGCGCTCGTGGTGTGCGACGAGAAGCACCTGCCGATAGGAATGCTCGTCTCGCTGCTGGGGCATACCACGCAGGGGGAGCGGCTTACGGCACAGGCCGAAGCACCGCCAACGCTGAAGAAGCGATTATGGCAGCAGATCGTCAGGTCGAAGGTACAGGCTCAAGGGGCTTGTCTACGGCGGGTGCGGGGAGAGGATTTCGGGCTGTTTCGACTTGCGCGAGACGTGCGCTCCGGGGACACATCAAACATCGAAGGGCAGGCAGCGCGGCGGTACTGGCCGGCTTTGTTTGGGACGTCGTTTCACCGGGACAGGAACCGGGCGGACCAGAACCGGTTGCTGAACTACGGGTACGCGGTACTGCGGGCCATGGCCGCGCGCGCAATCTGCGGAGCGGGCCTGCACCCGTCGCTGGGACTTCACCACCACAATCGCTATGACGCCTACTGCTTGGCCGACGACCTGATGGAACCGTATCGCCCGGCGGTGGACCGGGTCGTACTGGGCATGTGCGACACGCGGGGCCCGGAAGGGACCCTCGACGCTGCGGCGAAGCGCCAGCTCATCGGGGGGATCATCGGGACACGGCACGCCGTGGAAAATGAAACGGCAGTGCTGCCGGATATTCTCGCCCATGCGGCCGCGAGCCTGGCACAGGTGTATCTGGGAAGACGGAGAGGACTGTGCCTGCCCGTGGTGTAG